The following are from one region of the Alkalimarinus sediminis genome:
- the amrB gene encoding AmmeMemoRadiSam system protein B has product MPHVRMPAVSGLFYTSEAKILEREIATYLASAAKPSAEMELPFPKALIVPHAGYIYSGVVAAAAYNAIKSSLVSRIVLLGPSHKAPLKGVALSSAAYFRTPFGDVKTDQSDFETLLALPHVEVNDQAHIHEHSLEVQIPFLQTVLGRFELLPAVVGVADSADTALFLDQVWGGDETLIIVSSDLSHYHPYQEAFLLDRDTGDKILRFEIDIHGEEACGCYAINGLLYTAKRRGLKAKLLAMASSGDTAGDKDRVVGYGAYAFG; this is encoded by the coding sequence ATGCCACATGTCAGAATGCCCGCTGTAAGCGGGCTTTTTTATACCTCTGAAGCCAAAATATTAGAGCGCGAAATAGCCACTTACCTGGCTAGTGCAGCTAAACCCTCGGCTGAGATGGAGCTCCCATTCCCAAAGGCGCTTATTGTGCCTCATGCAGGTTATATCTATTCTGGTGTTGTGGCTGCAGCGGCTTATAATGCTATAAAGTCCTCTTTAGTTTCTCGTATCGTCTTGCTGGGGCCTAGCCATAAAGCCCCTTTAAAAGGAGTGGCTCTCTCTTCAGCAGCCTACTTTAGAACCCCTTTTGGTGATGTGAAGACCGACCAGTCGGACTTCGAGACCTTGTTAGCGCTGCCTCATGTTGAAGTTAATGACCAGGCGCATATCCATGAGCACTCTCTTGAGGTGCAAATACCATTTTTACAAACTGTACTAGGGCGCTTTGAACTACTACCCGCTGTCGTGGGGGTTGCCGATTCTGCTGATACAGCCCTATTTCTTGATCAGGTTTGGGGTGGGGATGAGACGTTAATTATCGTGAGTTCCGATCTGAGTCACTACCATCCTTATCAGGAGGCATTTCTGTTAGATAGGGATACAGGTGACAAGATTCTACGTTTTGAGATTGATATTCATGGAGAGGAAGCGTGTGGTTGTTATGCCATTAATGGTCTTCTCTATACCGCTAAAAGAAGGGGGTTGAAGGCGAAGCTACTGGCAATGGCGAGCTCTGGTGATACTGCTGGAGATAAAGATCGAGTGGTGGGATATGGTGCATATGCCTTCGGTTGA
- a CDS encoding DUF6316 family protein, which yields MSLDTHKSEVRGGEPEEVPFRSNRFFCVGHKWYFSTREGFDSGPYADRERARVGLDRFLHIVSLLPGTSRVH from the coding sequence ATGAGTTTAGATACGCATAAATCAGAGGTTCGCGGTGGGGAGCCAGAGGAGGTTCCATTCCGAAGCAACCGGTTTTTCTGTGTCGGACATAAGTGGTATTTCTCTACACGCGAGGGCTTCGATAGCGGACCCTATGCAGATAGAGAGAGGGCACGTGTCGGGCTAGATCGATTTTTACATATTGTTAGTCTGCTGCCAGGCACTAGCAGAGTGCACTAG
- the ribE gene encoding 6,7-dimethyl-8-ribityllumazine synthase translates to MSSIKTYEGDFRNCSGRYAIVVGRFNSFVVESLLEGAIDTLKRHGIEEKDIEIYRVPGAFEIPVAVQRVAKTGKYDAVIALGAVIRGGTPHFEYVAGECVKGLGAVSLNLELPIVFGVLTVDSIEQAIERSGTKAGNKGGEAALSALEMVSLFNGMGA, encoded by the coding sequence ATGTCGTCTATAAAAACATACGAAGGTGATTTTCGAAACTGCAGTGGTCGTTATGCGATTGTAGTGGGTCGTTTTAATAGCTTTGTGGTCGAGAGTTTGTTGGAAGGCGCTATCGATACGCTTAAGCGTCACGGCATTGAAGAGAAAGATATCGAAATCTATCGTGTACCTGGTGCGTTTGAAATTCCTGTAGCGGTTCAGAGAGTGGCGAAAACCGGTAAGTATGATGCTGTTATCGCATTGGGAGCCGTTATTCGTGGTGGTACGCCACACTTTGAATATGTAGCGGGCGAGTGTGTGAAAGGGTTGGGCGCAGTATCCCTTAATCTTGAACTACCGATTGTTTTTGGTGTATTGACGGTAGATAGCATCGAGCAAGCTATTGAACGCTCTGGTACTAAAGCCGGCAATAAAGGTGGTGAGGCAGCACTTTCTGCTTTAGAGATGGTTAGTCTATTTAACGGTATGGGAGCGTAA
- the nrdR gene encoding transcriptional regulator NrdR → MHCPFCSAEDTKVIDSRLVAGGGQVRRRRECLSCRERFTTYESAELVMPRVVKHDGTRQPFDEEKLRAGFIKALEKRPVSTEEIEQSINRIKHRLRATGERELKSMVVGEEVMTELRKLDEVAYVRFASVYRSFQDLNEFKEEIDRLSNPNQEA, encoded by the coding sequence ATGCATTGCCCGTTTTGTAGTGCAGAAGATACCAAGGTTATTGATTCCCGGTTAGTTGCTGGTGGGGGGCAGGTAAGACGTCGCCGTGAGTGTCTCTCATGTCGGGAGCGTTTTACGACCTACGAGTCTGCCGAGTTAGTTATGCCTAGAGTTGTCAAACATGATGGCACACGACAGCCTTTCGATGAAGAAAAGCTGCGAGCAGGTTTTATTAAAGCACTTGAAAAACGACCCGTTAGCACCGAAGAGATTGAGCAGTCGATCAATCGCATTAAGCACCGTCTGAGGGCTACTGGAGAGCGGGAGCTAAAATCCATGGTGGTTGGTGAAGAAGTGATGACAGAACTGCGTAAGCTAGACGAAGTTGCATATGTTCGGTTCGCATCAGTTTATCGCAGCTTTCAAGATCTCAATGAGTTCAAAGAAGAGATTGATCGCTTGTCCAATCCCAATCAAGAAGCCTGA
- the ribD gene encoding bifunctional diaminohydroxyphosphoribosylaminopyrimidine deaminase/5-amino-6-(5-phosphoribosylamino)uracil reductase RibD, translating into MTDQDRIYMAEAIQLANKGLYTTEPNPRVGCVIVKDGKVIGRGWHQKAGEAHAEVNALVEAGAEAEGATAYVTLEPCSHFGRTPPCANALIEAKVKRVVAAMQDPNPLVAGNGFQMLRDAGIIVDSGLLQTEAEALNPGFIKRMKTGFPLVRVKLAMSVDGRTAMASGESQWITGSEARQDVQRLRARSSAIITGSGTVNLDDPSLTVRAEELGLDNADLIAERQPLRVVVDSEGDITSESKLLGLAGKIVVAMASNKGVEHDLRHSDQISFKSFAADNGRVDLKLLLSWLAAQGCNEVLIEAGATLAGAFVYQQLVDELWVYMAPTLMGSRARPLLNLPLDRMSQQIPMKLVESRAVGNDIRFIYQLEAE; encoded by the coding sequence ATGACTGACCAAGACCGAATTTATATGGCTGAAGCGATTCAGCTAGCCAATAAAGGGCTCTACACGACCGAGCCAAATCCTCGCGTGGGTTGTGTTATTGTTAAAGATGGCAAAGTGATAGGAAGAGGCTGGCATCAAAAGGCCGGTGAAGCACACGCCGAAGTAAACGCGCTTGTAGAAGCAGGGGCGGAGGCAGAAGGCGCAACTGCCTATGTTACGTTAGAACCTTGTAGTCATTTTGGTCGAACACCACCCTGCGCTAATGCTCTTATTGAAGCGAAGGTAAAAAGAGTAGTCGCCGCCATGCAAGACCCTAACCCGCTAGTCGCTGGGAACGGTTTTCAGATGCTTCGGGATGCCGGTATTATTGTTGACTCTGGCCTGCTTCAGACAGAAGCAGAAGCCCTTAATCCTGGTTTTATCAAACGGATGAAGACTGGGTTTCCATTGGTTCGTGTGAAGTTGGCGATGAGTGTTGATGGTCGCACTGCTATGGCATCAGGTGAAAGTCAGTGGATTACTGGTAGTGAGGCTAGGCAGGACGTGCAGCGTTTACGGGCGCGCAGCTCTGCTATTATTACGGGGTCAGGTACGGTTAATCTGGATGATCCATCACTGACTGTAAGAGCTGAAGAGCTAGGCTTGGATAATGCGGATCTCATTGCTGAACGGCAGCCTCTCAGAGTCGTAGTGGATTCAGAAGGTGATATTACTTCAGAGTCAAAGCTGTTAGGTTTAGCGGGCAAGATTGTAGTGGCGATGGCTAGCAATAAAGGCGTAGAGCACGACTTGCGCCATTCCGATCAAATCTCCTTTAAATCGTTTGCTGCAGATAATGGGCGAGTTGATTTAAAACTGCTTTTGAGTTGGCTTGCGGCACAGGGTTGTAATGAAGTGTTGATTGAAGCGGGTGCAACACTTGCAGGTGCATTTGTATACCAGCAGCTAGTCGATGAATTATGGGTCTATATGGCGCCCACGTTGATGGGGAGTCGAGCTCGACCTTTGCTCAACCTTCCTCTTGATAGAATGTCTCAACAAATACCCATGAAACTGGTTGAGAGTAGAGCTGTCGGGAATGACATTCGTTTTATCTATCAACTTGAAGCGGAATAA
- a CDS encoding DUF2057 family protein yields MLVLGRLLKSWISPLVLLFLVGCSSTSLVKTYDGPKVDPSRSAILSVSDGIEVLSVNGKEVKKYLLPELDINYQLLPGVNTVTFTHETLWAIPGKKEVGESNAELIVTKPMIVRFNAKVGEVYHFEFESPESKDEARNSVATFKAKVLDSSDQFVTESSLYVEGADGSNEAVVAATNSNASSAAVVGAGQTANAANATAAVNGGAVAEGSVAGGVAATGGVAVGAAVAGSSVAGQSAVPSTATSTMPVAPVSAQGGALPTIEGLKVLWGSASTEEKKEFLKWAFK; encoded by the coding sequence ATGTTGGTATTAGGCCGATTGTTGAAGAGTTGGATCTCCCCGTTAGTGCTGCTGTTTCTAGTTGGGTGCTCATCAACTTCGTTAGTAAAAACTTATGATGGGCCCAAGGTTGATCCTTCGCGTTCAGCTATATTGTCTGTTTCAGATGGCATTGAAGTGCTTTCGGTGAATGGTAAAGAGGTGAAAAAATACTTGCTGCCAGAGCTGGATATCAACTACCAGTTATTGCCTGGTGTCAACACCGTTACTTTTACCCACGAAACCTTATGGGCAATACCAGGAAAAAAAGAGGTCGGCGAATCTAATGCTGAATTGATTGTAACCAAGCCGATGATTGTCCGCTTTAATGCTAAGGTTGGTGAGGTCTATCATTTTGAGTTTGAAAGCCCTGAAAGTAAGGATGAAGCTCGTAATAGTGTTGCAACTTTTAAAGCCAAGGTACTCGACTCATCTGACCAATTTGTAACTGAGTCTTCGTTGTATGTCGAGGGTGCTGACGGCTCAAATGAAGCGGTTGTAGCCGCAACTAATAGTAATGCTTCTTCAGCTGCTGTGGTAGGCGCAGGACAGACTGCCAATGCTGCTAATGCGACGGCAGCCGTTAACGGCGGGGCTGTGGCTGAGGGCTCTGTAGCAGGAGGAGTAGCAGCTACAGGAGGAGTGGCAGTTGGAGCGGCTGTCGCTGGTAGCTCTGTAGCAGGGCAATCTGCGGTACCATCAACTGCGACATCAACAATGCCTGTAGCACCTGTGTCAGCTCAAGGCGGTGCTTTGCCGACGATTGAAGGATTAAAGGTGCTCTGGGGTAGTGCTAGCACAGAAGAGAAGAAAGAGTTTCTCAAGTGGGCATTTAAGTAG
- the thiL gene encoding thiamine-phosphate kinase translates to MTNGSIDEFGLISRFFGNVGVFDESLYDSPIIPQGIGDDCAILRPPPGHEICLSIDTLVCGVHFPESISPYHLGYRSLAVSLSDLAAMGAKPVAFTLALTIPESSPEWLAEFSRGMSQLAERHQIKLIGGDTTKGPLTISIQVHGLVPVDQAIKRSGAQEGDLICVSGSLGAAGAALRFLHMEAEMDAVNDNIRHLLEHYFCPQPKIELGCLLRSQANAAIDISDGLLADFNHIATSSNVGGLFYEEQIPCSEKLIAEVGSEAQSLALTAGDDYELCFSLPAQRYDQLKGEDLFKNVVVVGVVSAEQGLKMKCKDGSERVLNPGGYTHF, encoded by the coding sequence ATGACTAACGGCTCTATCGATGAGTTTGGTTTAATCTCTCGTTTTTTTGGTAATGTGGGGGTGTTTGATGAGTCTTTGTATGACTCCCCCATAATACCGCAAGGTATTGGTGATGACTGCGCTATTCTGCGGCCGCCACCAGGGCATGAAATCTGCCTATCAATCGACACCTTGGTCTGTGGTGTTCACTTCCCTGAAAGCATTTCCCCTTACCATCTTGGTTATCGTAGTTTAGCTGTTAGCTTAAGTGATCTTGCGGCTATGGGGGCTAAACCTGTTGCTTTTACTCTGGCGTTGACCATCCCTGAAAGTAGTCCTGAATGGTTGGCAGAGTTCTCTCGTGGCATGTCGCAACTGGCAGAGCGACATCAGATTAAATTAATCGGCGGTGACACTACTAAAGGGCCGTTAACTATTTCAATTCAGGTTCATGGTTTGGTTCCTGTTGATCAGGCGATTAAGCGCTCTGGTGCCCAAGAGGGTGATCTTATTTGCGTCTCAGGCTCTCTAGGGGCAGCGGGTGCTGCTTTGAGGTTCTTGCACATGGAGGCCGAGATGGACGCTGTGAACGATAACATACGTCACCTGCTAGAACACTACTTTTGCCCTCAGCCCAAAATTGAGCTGGGTTGCTTACTAAGAAGCCAGGCCAATGCTGCCATTGATATTTCAGACGGTCTGCTGGCCGACTTTAATCATATTGCAACATCATCAAATGTTGGCGGACTCTTTTATGAAGAGCAGATCCCATGTTCTGAGAAGTTAATCGCGGAGGTTGGTAGCGAAGCGCAATCTCTGGCTTTAACTGCGGGAGATGATTATGAGCTCTGTTTTAGTTTGCCTGCGCAGCGTTACGATCAGCTAAAAGGTGAAGATCTGTTTAAAAATGTTGTTGTTGTAGGGGTTGTCTCCGCAGAGCAGGGTTTAAAGATGAAGTGTAAAGATGGCTCTGAACGGGTTTTGAATCCGGGTGGGTATACACATTTTTAG
- the nusB gene encoding transcription antitermination factor NusB, which translates to MSDQSANNASNNARLGIAQRRKSRSLALQALYQWQLSGSSLAQIEAEFSVDNDMSKVDVTYFRELLRGIPANLSELNQQIEPFLDRPVQEVDPIEMILLRMGTFEMQHRIDVPYRVVINEAVELAKKFGGTDGHKYINSVLDKLALRLRAAETRGKRSK; encoded by the coding sequence GTGAGCGATCAGTCCGCCAATAATGCTTCAAACAATGCGAGGTTGGGCATAGCACAACGTCGCAAGTCTCGTTCGTTAGCGCTGCAGGCATTGTATCAATGGCAACTTTCTGGATCGAGCCTCGCTCAAATCGAAGCTGAGTTCTCAGTTGATAATGATATGAGTAAGGTCGACGTAACCTATTTCAGAGAGTTATTGCGAGGTATTCCTGCTAACTTGTCTGAATTAAACCAGCAGATCGAGCCCTTCCTTGATAGGCCTGTGCAAGAAGTTGATCCCATCGAGATGATTCTGTTACGCATGGGAACGTTTGAGATGCAGCATCGTATAGACGTACCTTATCGAGTGGTGATCAATGAGGCGGTAGAGTTAGCCAAGAAATTTGGTGGGACTGACGGCCATAAATATATCAACAGCGTGCTCGATAAACTAGCACTCAGGTTGCGAGCAGCAGAGACCCGTGGTAAGCGCAGTAAGTAA
- the ribBA gene encoding bifunctional 3,4-dihydroxy-2-butanone-4-phosphate synthase/GTP cyclohydrolase II: MELNSIEEIIEDIRQGKMVILMDDEDRENEGDLIIAAEQVRPEDINFMAKHARGLICLTLTHERCEFLGLPLMVHSNNAQFQTNFTVSIEAAEGVTTGISAADRAYTVRAAVSRTAKPEDIVQPGHIFPLMAQPGGVLSRAGHTEAGCDLARMAGYEPAAAIVEIMNEDGTMARRPDLETFAKEHNLKIGTIADLIHYRALNEKTVEKVDEYQIDTEHGEFKLVTYKDTIQGDTHLAMVKGDIDPETPVTVRVHMADTLRDLLGARQKGSASWPLHRALEKVASEGAGVVVLLGTNSDDDLEARVTEFFAPKKPRGSAQAGSGVYQTVGTGSQILNDLGVRKMQLLSAPMKFSAISGFDLEVVEYIPYQP; encoded by the coding sequence ATGGAGCTCAATAGCATAGAAGAGATTATTGAAGATATTCGTCAAGGTAAAATGGTTATCTTGATGGATGATGAAGATCGTGAGAACGAAGGTGATCTAATTATCGCAGCAGAGCAAGTGCGGCCAGAAGATATTAACTTCATGGCAAAGCATGCGCGTGGACTAATATGTCTGACGTTGACTCATGAGCGTTGTGAGTTTTTAGGGTTGCCATTAATGGTTCACTCGAATAACGCTCAATTTCAAACAAATTTCACGGTATCTATTGAAGCTGCAGAAGGGGTTACAACAGGTATTTCTGCTGCAGATAGAGCTTACACTGTGCGTGCTGCCGTAAGTCGTACCGCTAAGCCTGAAGATATTGTTCAGCCTGGTCATATCTTCCCGCTTATGGCTCAGCCGGGTGGCGTTCTTAGCAGAGCAGGGCATACTGAAGCGGGTTGCGACCTTGCCAGAATGGCCGGGTATGAGCCGGCGGCAGCGATTGTTGAAATCATGAATGAAGACGGCACGATGGCCCGTCGACCAGACCTTGAGACGTTTGCTAAAGAGCACAATCTAAAAATAGGAACCATTGCAGACCTGATTCACTACCGGGCGCTGAATGAGAAGACGGTTGAAAAGGTAGACGAGTATCAGATTGATACTGAGCATGGCGAATTTAAATTGGTTACCTATAAAGACACCATTCAAGGTGACACTCACCTTGCGATGGTTAAAGGTGATATTGATCCGGAAACGCCCGTGACCGTCCGTGTTCACATGGCAGATACTTTACGCGATCTATTGGGCGCGAGACAAAAGGGCTCTGCAAGTTGGCCTTTGCACCGGGCGCTGGAAAAAGTAGCATCAGAAGGTGCTGGCGTTGTTGTTTTATTAGGTACCAATTCAGACGATGACCTAGAAGCTCGCGTAACTGAGTTCTTCGCTCCTAAGAAACCGCGAGGATCGGCGCAGGCCGGTTCAGGTGTGTATCAGACTGTAGGCACAGGCTCTCAGATTTTGAATGATCTAGGTGTGCGTAAAATGCAGCTTCTAAGTGCGCCAATGAAATTCTCGGCGATTTCAGGCTTTGATCTTGAGGTTGTTGAATATATACCTTATCAACCATAA
- the amrA gene encoding AmmeMemoRadiSam system protein A: MVHMPSVELSLEEQSFLKRVVKETIRIAAMDGRNCPLSHFESDLQGMPNKDQLLVDGACFITLLKRGSLRGCIGTLDAYRPLLQDVASNAYSAAMSDPRFPPVTVEELELLELSISVLTNPQEIFVTTEADLASALEPNVDGLIIQDGRHRATYLPSVWEQLPERTDFIRELKSKAGLSQNYWSSTIRCFKYQVQSIK, encoded by the coding sequence ATGGTGCATATGCCTTCGGTTGAGCTGTCGCTTGAAGAGCAGTCTTTTTTAAAGCGGGTAGTAAAAGAGACTATACGGATTGCTGCAATGGATGGGCGCAACTGCCCACTTAGCCATTTCGAGTCTGATTTGCAGGGCATGCCAAACAAAGACCAGTTATTGGTTGATGGTGCTTGTTTTATCACTTTATTAAAACGCGGTAGCTTAAGAGGTTGTATTGGCACACTTGATGCCTATCGACCCCTGTTACAGGATGTGGCTAGCAATGCTTATAGTGCTGCTATGAGTGACCCCAGATTTCCTCCCGTTACTGTTGAAGAGCTTGAGCTATTAGAATTATCTATTTCGGTGCTTACAAATCCGCAGGAGATTTTCGTGACGACTGAGGCTGACTTGGCTTCGGCGCTCGAGCCTAATGTGGATGGGCTTATTATTCAGGATGGTCGTCATCGGGCGACATATTTGCCTTCTGTTTGGGAGCAGCTGCCTGAACGTACTGATTTTATTCGAGAGTTAAAGTCCAAAGCTGGTTTGTCACAGAATTACTGGTCAAGCACGATCAGGTGTTTTAAATACCAAGTGCAGTCTATCAAGTAA
- a CDS encoding riboflavin synthase, whose protein sequence is MFTGIIEAIGRVGVIRSQGGDSSLFIETSDLNLEDVKLGDSIAVNGVCLTVTSLERNGFWADVSNETMTHTRMGGYSVGTRVNLEKALTLATRLGGHMVSGHVDGVGVVVDRYDDGRSIRMVIDAPEELAKYIAEKGSITVDGVSLTVNAVSAAQFVLNIVPHTAAETVINDYRQGSKVHLEVDLVARYLERLLTFTQDGGASSGSHSSKINLDFLASNGFMK, encoded by the coding sequence ATGTTTACCGGTATTATTGAAGCAATAGGACGAGTAGGCGTTATACGCTCTCAAGGTGGAGATAGCAGTCTCTTTATAGAGACGTCAGACTTGAATCTTGAAGACGTTAAATTAGGCGATAGTATTGCTGTAAATGGTGTTTGTTTAACGGTCACCTCACTTGAACGTAATGGTTTTTGGGCTGATGTATCTAACGAAACCATGACCCATACCCGTATGGGGGGCTACAGTGTTGGTACGCGAGTTAATTTGGAGAAAGCACTTACTCTGGCGACCCGTCTGGGTGGGCATATGGTTAGTGGTCATGTTGACGGCGTGGGGGTTGTGGTTGATCGTTATGATGATGGACGTTCTATCCGTATGGTGATTGATGCACCAGAAGAGCTAGCTAAATATATTGCTGAGAAAGGTTCAATAACTGTTGATGGTGTAAGTTTGACGGTCAATGCTGTTTCGGCTGCTCAGTTTGTGTTGAATATTGTGCCTCATACAGCAGCAGAGACAGTTATTAATGACTATCGACAAGGCTCTAAAGTACATTTAGAAGTAGACCTCGTTGCGAGATACTTAGAGCGCCTGCTAACCTTCACTCAGGATGGTGGCGCATCGTCAGGTAGTCATAGTTCGAAAATTAATTTAGATTTTTTAGCTAGTAATGGTTTTATGAAATAG
- the glyA gene encoding serine hydroxymethyltransferase produces MFTRDMTIAGFDDEVFAAIEAEAKRQEEHIELIASENYTSPRVMEAQGSVLTNKYAEGYPGKRYYGGCEHVDVIEQLAIDRAKELFGADYANVQPHSGSQANAAVYMALCEPGDTILGMSLAHGGHLTHGASVSFSGRIYNAVQYGLNAETGEIDYEQVAELAREHKPKMIVAGFSAYSRVVDWQRFRDIADEVGAYLFVDMAHVAGLIAAGVYPSPVNIADVTTTTTHKTLGGPRGGLILAKADEALEKKLNFAVFPESQGGPLMHVIAAKAICFKEAMSDEFKAYQQQVADNAQAMVSVFLERGIDIVSNGTDDHLFLVDLISKDITGKDADAALGRANITVNKNAVPNDPRSPFVTSGLRIGTPAITRRGFKTAEAKELAGWICDILDDINNEDVIASTKAKVIELCAKHPVYAN; encoded by the coding sequence ATGTTTACTCGTGATATGACTATTGCTGGATTTGATGATGAAGTTTTTGCTGCAATTGAAGCAGAGGCTAAGCGTCAAGAAGAACATATTGAATTGATTGCTTCAGAGAACTATACCAGCCCCCGAGTCATGGAAGCCCAAGGGTCTGTTTTAACTAACAAATATGCAGAAGGTTACCCAGGTAAGCGCTACTATGGCGGCTGTGAGCATGTTGACGTAATCGAACAGTTGGCTATCGATCGTGCGAAAGAGTTGTTCGGTGCAGATTATGCCAACGTACAACCTCACTCAGGTTCGCAGGCCAACGCAGCAGTTTATATGGCGCTATGTGAGCCTGGCGATACAATTTTGGGTATGAGCCTAGCGCACGGTGGACACTTAACTCATGGTGCATCAGTTAGTTTCTCTGGTCGTATCTACAACGCTGTACAATACGGGTTGAATGCAGAAACTGGCGAAATTGATTATGAGCAGGTAGCTGAACTAGCGCGTGAGCATAAGCCAAAAATGATAGTAGCAGGCTTTTCAGCATACTCACGAGTTGTTGATTGGCAGCGTTTCCGCGATATTGCTGATGAGGTTGGCGCTTATTTGTTTGTTGATATGGCCCACGTTGCAGGTTTGATCGCTGCCGGCGTTTACCCGAGCCCAGTTAATATTGCAGACGTTACAACCACAACGACTCACAAAACATTGGGTGGTCCTCGTGGTGGTTTGATTTTAGCTAAGGCAGATGAAGCGCTTGAAAAGAAATTGAACTTTGCCGTATTCCCTGAAAGCCAGGGCGGACCATTAATGCATGTTATTGCAGCTAAAGCTATTTGCTTTAAAGAAGCAATGTCTGATGAGTTTAAAGCTTACCAGCAGCAGGTTGCTGACAATGCGCAGGCAATGGTTTCGGTTTTCCTAGAGCGTGGTATTGATATCGTGTCTAACGGTACTGACGATCATTTGTTCTTGGTTGATCTAATCAGCAAAGATATTACGGGTAAAGATGCCGATGCTGCGTTAGGTCGTGCCAACATCACAGTCAACAAAAACGCGGTCCCTAATGACCCTCGCTCACCATTCGTGACCAGTGGTCTACGTATTGGTACTCCAGCAATAACCCGTCGTGGCTTTAAAACTGCTGAAGCGAAAGAACTGGCTGGTTGGATTTGCGATATTCTTGATGACATCAACAATGAAGATGTCATTGCCAGTACCAAAGCTAAAGTTATAGAGCTTTGTGCTAAGCATCCGGTTTATGCAAACTAA
- a CDS encoding phosphatidylglycerophosphatase A, translating into MDKLPQGFLKNPVNFLAFGLGSGCAPKAPGTFGTAMAVLLYLPLQYLPLWLYLGFIVVTFILGVWLCDEASKSLGVHDHGGIVWDEFVGYWITMIAAPTGWGWIVIGFVLFRIFDIWKPWPIKTADKVINGGFGIMVDDVLAGVYALICLQLLNAFL; encoded by the coding sequence GTGGATAAATTACCCCAGGGGTTTCTAAAAAATCCTGTTAACTTTTTAGCGTTTGGGCTAGGTAGTGGTTGTGCACCTAAAGCCCCTGGAACTTTCGGTACCGCAATGGCGGTGCTGCTCTATTTGCCACTTCAATATCTACCCCTTTGGCTTTATCTAGGGTTTATTGTTGTGACATTTATATTGGGTGTGTGGCTCTGTGATGAGGCGTCTAAGTCGCTTGGCGTTCATGATCATGGGGGGATTGTGTGGGATGAGTTTGTCGGTTATTGGATAACGATGATTGCCGCCCCCACAGGATGGGGCTGGATCGTTATAGGGTTTGTTTTATTTCGTATATTTGATATATGGAAACCTTGGCCTATCAAGACCGCTGATAAAGTGATTAACGGCGGTTTTGGGATTATGGTAGATGATGTGTTAGCAGGTGTTTACGCATTAATATGTTTGCAGTTGCTGAATGCTTTTTTATAA